The genomic stretch TGTGTTTAACTTTTTTGCGAATCTGTCTGGTATTATTACGCCCATTGTAATCGGCTTCATTGTTCAGTCAACGGGGTCATTTACTGGTGCTTTAATATTTATGAGTTGCGTAGCTTTAGCTGGAGCTTGTTCTTATATTTTCCTTGTTGGAAAGATTAGTCGTATAGAGTTAGAACCTGTTAAAGAGTAAACAAAAATTTTTGAATGTACTAATTGGTCTCGCGTGGTATGTCGATTACCTTGATCCGGTGCAGTATAAAGGCGTCAATGCAGCCGCCTAGCTTGAATACATTCAGGCAGGCGGAAGCATTGGCGAAACTGTAGCTGCATCTGTTCTACTAAATTTCTTTGGGAAAATATAAATTATAAGGAGTGTTTTTCAATGGTTACAGTAGATACAAAATTAGTCGGTCTGTTAGGGGACCCGTTAAAACAAACTTTTTCACCACAAATGCACAATGAAACCTTTCAGAAATTAGATTTGGATTACTTTTATTTTCCAATTGAAGTAGGCAATGAAAAATTATTATCGGTTGTAACAGGTATCAAGAATATGCATTTTGCTGGATTTAATGTTACAAAACCAAATAAGATTAAAATTATGGAGTACTTAGATGAAGTAGATGAATTGGCAGAAAAGATCGGATCAGTCAATACTGTTGTTATAAAAGATGGTAAGTTAAAGGGATATAATACGGACGGCGAAGGTTTTGTCAAAGCTTATATGGATAAAACGACGGCTGATCTTAGTCAAACCACTTTTTTTGTCTTTGGCGCTGGCGGTGCTGCACGGGCTGTATGTTCAACTTTAGCTTTTAAAGGAGCAAAAAAAATATATATAACCGATAAGATTAGTCAAGCAAGTAAATCTTTAGTCAATGATATTAATACGAATATAGCTCCCTGTGCCGAAGTTGTCCCTTTTGGTCAAAAAGCGTGTCCGCAATATATCGCCAAGAGCAATGTGCTTATTAATGCCTCAGGTGTAGGTATGTATCCTCATCTAGGCGAGAGCCCAATAGGCAAGGAGGTTTTGCGTAAGGATTTATTTGTTATTGATTGTACTTACAATCCGGATAAAACACAATTACTGCTCGATGCTGAAGAATGTGGCTGCAAAATTATGAATGGATTAGGTATGTGTATTAACCAAGGGGCCAAGGCATTTTCCTTATGGACAGGCGTTGAAGAACCTACTGCTATGATGAGCGAGACAATTGCTAAAATTGTTTCAGGCAATAAATAAAAGTTTTATCGTAATATAGCTCACAGAGTTAACCTTTCTGTCGAATGTAGTACTACACAACATTCAACGTGGGTTCCTGTGAGCTATTACCATCTTAGTCTGTTTGAATGTAGATAACGCATACACGCGTGAAATATTTAATTTTATCAATAGTGTGCTAATATTGGCTACAAATTAATTTGGAGGTGTATGTAGATGAGAAAGAAATTAATGATATTTTTGTTAGTAATTAGTTGTACACCCCTTGTTTTAGTATTCCTTCTTTCTACTTATTTATTTAGTAATATAGTTCATTCAGATTATTTATTATCAAGTCACTCCCAAGTAGAAAAATTGCAGTTGGAAGTACAGAATTTAATTGCAAAACAGCTTGACATATTAAAAATGTCGGCTAAAACGCCACAGATACGTTCTTTTGATGCGCAAGCATCTAAACCGTTTCTTGTCGAGATTTCTCAAACATATCCGATGCTGTTACCCATTGTTGTAGATACTCAGGAGGGGAAGCAAATAGTAAAAAGTGATGATTCCAAGCTTTTCCCAGACATTAGTGATCGTAAATTTTTTCAATATGCGCTGAAGGGACAAACAGACGTTGTATCAGAAACGTTGGTTAGCAAGGATAATAATCATTTAATTATTGTATTGGCAACACCAATATATTTGACAGATAGTACGAATATTGCAGGTGTTTTGCAGGGTACAATTGATTTGGATATGCTGATTAATATGGTAATAGAGAAATCAAGTGATAATAGTATTTTTTACATTGTAGATCGTGAGGGAAAGGTGATTGCCCATCCGAAACGTGAATTAGTTGAAAAACGTATGGATTTGTCAAATGTTAATTTTATTCAACAAGGCTTGAAAGGTGAAACTGGAACAGTAGATATAAAAGATGAGCAAGATGTTCGTAAAATTGTTAATTATTCATATGATCCAATAACGGGATGGGTTATTGTACATGAAACCCCCGCTTCTGTTTTGTCAGAAAAGATACGACAATTAACGCTAACAAATGCTGCTATTCTAATTGTTACTATCTTTCTGGTAATATTAATCGGATATTTTTCGGCCAGTCGAATGATTCGGCCTCTGAGAATGATTCTTGATGAATGTATGCTGTTATCACAGGGCGATCTTAGATATCGTGAAAGGAAAATAGTTGAAAAAGATGAAATCGGATTATTAGCAAAGGGTTTTTATGAAATGCGATCCAAATTAAATGTCTTAATTCTGTCAGTTAAAGCGCAATCAGAACAAGTGGCTTCATCAAGTGAACAGTTAACAGCCAGTTCTTATCAATCAGCAGAAGCATCGGATCAAATAGTCCATTCTATTAATCAA from Pelorhabdus rhamnosifermentans encodes the following:
- the aroE gene encoding shikimate dehydrogenase — protein: MVTVDTKLVGLLGDPLKQTFSPQMHNETFQKLDLDYFYFPIEVGNEKLLSVVTGIKNMHFAGFNVTKPNKIKIMEYLDEVDELAEKIGSVNTVVIKDGKLKGYNTDGEGFVKAYMDKTTADLSQTTFFVFGAGGAARAVCSTLAFKGAKKIYITDKISQASKSLVNDINTNIAPCAEVVPFGQKACPQYIAKSNVLINASGVGMYPHLGESPIGKEVLRKDLFVIDCTYNPDKTQLLLDAEECGCKIMNGLGMCINQGAKAFSLWTGVEEPTAMMSETIAKIVSGNK
- a CDS encoding methyl-accepting chemotaxis protein, with protein sequence MRKKLMIFLLVISCTPLVLVFLLSTYLFSNIVHSDYLLSSHSQVEKLQLEVQNLIAKQLDILKMSAKTPQIRSFDAQASKPFLVEISQTYPMLLPIVVDTQEGKQIVKSDDSKLFPDISDRKFFQYALKGQTDVVSETLVSKDNNHLIIVLATPIYLTDSTNIAGVLQGTIDLDMLINMVIEKSSDNSIFYIVDREGKVIAHPKRELVEKRMDLSNVNFIQQGLKGETGTVDIKDEQDVRKIVNYSYDPITGWVIVHETPASVLSEKIRQLTLTNAAILIVTIFLVILIGYFSASRMIRPLRMILDECMLLSQGDLRYRERKIVEKDEIGLLAKGFYEMRSKLNVLILSVKAQSEQVASSSEQLTASSYQSAEASDQIVHSINQIAEGIEKQASATAQMVTISKELSSSTERIANTTQAVSQIADITSQDAINGKVSLQNAMEQMKKIGKGSEDIQSAIAELADGSQEINEIVNLISTISRQTNLLALNAAIEAARAGEHGHGFAVVAEEVRKLAEESNQAALKIGKLIQKNQMNMNQAVNVTQAGVEGIKSGMIIVDSAGETFEKIAESVVDLSKHIYQISHSITQIASHGQALLASTNTVDHIIKENVAETQTISAAMEEQSASMEEIAASSQNLSNLSRNLEEAVAKFKV